The following are from one region of the bacterium genome:
- the bamA gene encoding outer membrane protein assembly factor BamA, which produces MSKVWCSFLAVVILTSLLLILPSASWSAEDEAVFSNRAVTDLRIEVNDPAIKPQIQYLLDVQVGDMFSQKKIDQGISRIRMLNIFSSVQVEKEADTSGVRLKVIVQKQPIIEDINISGNYPLFKNEVNKVISARIGDCFNPANLQQSARDIEQLYRSEGYYQARVSIRSKESSLRQKVKVTFRIEKGWRTKVQEVEFEENGKPIKDVFAFQSILGMYAGNILREVKLKKNIRQMESILVNQGFLKAKVSYRVVPRSAENALLKIIIDRGRKVQVSFQGNHAIKDAQLRSKITLYENRSFAEFDLQESIEDIKGLYLEKGFLFIDASYEKKIADNGEVRITFHIQEGERVFLDRITFSGNQGISSKKLRGQMLILQKITPFQRNAFNRLVYEEDLKAIKALYAFEGYPWAEVSDGETTLSPDRRRISKTVSIREGPRVVVERVSFQGNRLFQDSVLEANLTLRPGTFFTEKKWQEDRKRLAIFYTNNGYVFVKITPRVDFHKEKGSVEITYTIDEGSEAFFGKSIIRGNVRTRYPVIRESLDFSEGEAFSYQKVVESNKNLSDLGIFRAVRVKPIGLEKQERKTDILVEVEEMNTGRANLGVGFNSSQGYRGYLELREDNVAGTSLGTTLRLEYSGIGKQYNLSDGVQYARKVTLGLHDPLLLPRQKVDGNLDLFDNYDEKTGYDLRQNGLKIRLGRSLNKTTKISLTYRLESARLHNVDAALDDTDIPESDRELTISSLKPALSFDTRDSFFDPRRGIYAQVGFEFAGGFLSGESNFSKLTISTAEFFSLSRRLVLALETSGGNAWVPLHDKLPIQERFYAGGLNSVRGYLEDSLGPRTEDEDVPTGGRVSLVNTLELRYDLYRQLDSLIFCDAGNVWDSPKELDLATMRASAGLGLRLVTPVGPIRLDHAWILDRREGEPIGKFYISVGHLF; this is translated from the coding sequence ATGTCAAAAGTCTGGTGTAGCTTTTTAGCCGTCGTTATTCTTACATCTCTCCTGCTGATCCTGCCCTCAGCTTCCTGGTCAGCGGAAGATGAAGCCGTATTTTCCAACCGGGCGGTAACCGACCTTCGAATCGAGGTCAATGATCCGGCTATCAAGCCTCAAATCCAATATCTTCTTGACGTGCAGGTCGGCGACATGTTCAGCCAGAAAAAAATCGATCAGGGTATCAGCCGGATCAGGATGCTGAACATATTTTCTTCTGTCCAGGTAGAAAAAGAAGCGGATACTTCCGGCGTCAGGCTGAAGGTAATCGTTCAGAAACAGCCCATCATCGAAGACATCAATATTTCCGGTAACTATCCCCTGTTCAAGAACGAAGTCAATAAAGTCATCAGCGCCCGGATAGGCGACTGCTTCAATCCTGCAAACCTTCAGCAGAGTGCCCGTGATATTGAACAGCTCTACCGCTCTGAAGGGTATTATCAGGCCAGGGTATCGATCCGGTCGAAGGAATCCAGCTTACGGCAGAAGGTCAAAGTCACCTTCCGGATCGAGAAGGGATGGCGAACCAAAGTCCAGGAAGTGGAATTTGAGGAAAATGGAAAGCCAATCAAAGATGTCTTTGCCTTTCAGAGCATTCTGGGCATGTATGCGGGAAATATCCTGCGGGAGGTCAAACTCAAAAAGAATATCCGGCAGATGGAGAGTATTCTGGTTAACCAGGGATTCCTGAAAGCGAAGGTCAGCTATCGGGTGGTTCCCCGCTCGGCGGAAAATGCACTTTTAAAGATCATCATCGACCGCGGCAGGAAGGTTCAGGTAAGCTTTCAGGGAAATCACGCCATAAAGGATGCACAGCTTCGCAGTAAAATCACGCTCTATGAAAACCGCTCCTTTGCCGAATTCGATCTTCAGGAAAGTATCGAGGATATCAAAGGGCTCTATCTGGAGAAGGGTTTTTTATTTATCGATGCTTCGTATGAAAAAAAGATTGCCGATAATGGGGAAGTCCGGATTACTTTCCATATTCAGGAGGGAGAGAGGGTCTTTCTGGACCGGATTACCTTCAGCGGCAACCAGGGCATTTCCAGCAAGAAACTGCGCGGGCAGATGCTGATCCTCCAGAAGATAACCCCGTTTCAGCGAAACGCTTTTAACCGGCTGGTCTATGAGGAGGACCTGAAAGCCATAAAGGCCCTGTATGCCTTTGAGGGGTATCCCTGGGCTGAGGTCAGTGACGGGGAAACTACCTTGAGCCCTGACCGAAGGCGTATTTCCAAAACGGTTTCCATCCGGGAGGGTCCCCGGGTGGTGGTGGAGCGGGTTTCTTTTCAGGGAAATCGCCTCTTTCAGGATTCGGTGCTGGAAGCAAACCTGACCTTGCGGCCGGGAACCTTTTTTACAGAAAAAAAGTGGCAGGAAGATAGGAAAAGACTGGCTATTTTCTATACCAACAACGGCTATGTTTTTGTCAAAATAACCCCCAGGGTCGATTTCCATAAGGAGAAGGGTTCAGTGGAAATCACCTATACGATCGACGAGGGGTCGGAGGCGTTTTTCGGCAAATCCATTATCCGGGGGAATGTCAGGACACGGTATCCCGTCATTCGGGAATCCCTCGATTTTTCGGAAGGAGAAGCCTTCAGCTATCAGAAGGTTGTCGAAAGCAATAAAAATCTCAGTGATCTTGGCATCTTCCGGGCTGTCAGGGTAAAGCCGATCGGTCTTGAAAAACAGGAGCGGAAAACTGACATTCTGGTGGAAGTGGAAGAGATGAATACCGGCCGGGCCAACCTCGGAGTTGGCTTCAATTCGAGCCAGGGATACCGGGGGTACCTGGAGCTTCGGGAAGACAACGTGGCCGGAACCTCGCTGGGTACCACCCTGAGACTCGAATATTCGGGCATCGGCAAGCAGTACAATCTTTCTGACGGCGTCCAGTATGCCCGGAAAGTTACCCTGGGTCTCCATGATCCCCTGCTGCTGCCCAGGCAGAAAGTGGATGGCAATCTCGACCTGTTCGATAATTACGATGAGAAAACCGGCTATGACCTTCGCCAGAACGGTCTGAAAATCCGTCTGGGAAGATCGCTTAACAAAACCACAAAAATTTCCCTCACCTACCGCCTTGAGAGTGCCAGGCTGCATAACGTGGATGCTGCCCTGGATGATACCGATATCCCTGAGTCTGACCGGGAGCTGACCATCAGCAGCCTCAAGCCGGCACTCTCGTTCGATACCCGTGACAGTTTCTTTGATCCCCGGCGGGGAATCTATGCTCAGGTCGGATTTGAATTTGCCGGAGGATTTCTATCGGGAGAAAGCAATTTCTCGAAGCTGACAATCTCGACTGCCGAATTTTTCTCTCTCTCCCGCAGGCTGGTACTTGCTCTTGAAACAAGCGGCGGTAACGCCTGGGTACCCCTTCACGATAAACTTCCCATTCAAGAGCGGTTTTATGCCGGAGGACTGAACAGTGTCCGGGGATACCTCGAGGATTCCCTTGGTCCGCGGACTGAGGATGAGGATGTTCCTACCGGCGGGCGGGTATCTCTGGTCAATACCCTGGAGCTGAGATATGACCTCTACCGGCAACTGGACAGCCTCATTTTCTGTGATGCCGGTAATGTCTGGGACAGCCCGAAAGAACTGGACCTGGCTACGATGCGGGCCAGTGCAGGCCTTGGGCTTCGGCTGGTTACCCCGGTCGGTCCGATCCGGCTGGACCACGCCTGGATTCTGGATCGGAGGGAGGGAGAGCCAATCGGCAAATTTTATATCAGCGTCGGACATTTGTTTTAG
- a CDS encoding helix-turn-helix domain-containing protein, which translates to MENKEFMTTKQVAEFLTLSIPYIKKLLRLKAIPAYKIGKRWVFEKNEILNWVESQKQKVATR; encoded by the coding sequence ATGGAAAATAAAGAATTTATGACCACAAAGCAGGTAGCGGAATTTCTAACCCTGAGCATCCCATACATCAAGAAGCTGCTCAGGTTAAAAGCTATCCCGGCTTACAAAATTGGTAAGCGGTGGGTATTTGAGAAGAACGAAATTTTAAACTGGGTTGAATCTCAAAAACAAAAGGTAGCCACACGATGA
- the mnmA gene encoding tRNA 2-thiouridine(34) synthase MnmA, whose protein sequence is MMYAGAGINPVKNSRVLVAMSGGVDSSTAACLLVRQGHEVAGAHLMLPKFSSSGSGESRPALTSRETHQGAEDAQRVCRKLDIPFYAIDVRQEFQKEVVEYFCREYLAGRTPNPCIPCNRGIKFGALLDTARAMGFDFLATGHYVSLAQDPESKRFYLQRARDERKDQSYFLYTLTQAQLRHILFPLGSYTKEDIRIMAREFDLPVHDKPESQEICFLPQGDYTGFLRSRKEYQDRGSGPILNRQGEVLGSHKGIYSYTIGQRRGLGLYNPSPLYVLSIDPERNAVIVGAETETYRHELIATRMNWMLTDAPGDPLAAWAQIRYRHRPRPVIIVPLENQDDDAVLVRFQEPEKSIARGQSVVFYQGDKVLGGGVIDRVLL, encoded by the coding sequence ATGATGTACGCAGGAGCCGGAATTAATCCGGTGAAAAATTCACGGGTGCTGGTAGCCATGAGCGGCGGGGTGGATTCCTCGACAGCCGCCTGCCTGCTGGTCAGGCAGGGCCATGAGGTAGCAGGAGCTCACCTCATGCTGCCGAAATTTTCTTCTTCCGGCAGCGGTGAATCTCGACCTGCTCTCACCAGCCGGGAAACTCACCAGGGAGCCGAGGATGCTCAAAGAGTCTGCCGGAAGCTGGACATTCCTTTTTATGCTATCGATGTCCGGCAGGAATTCCAGAAGGAGGTAGTCGAGTATTTCTGCCGGGAATATCTGGCTGGCAGGACGCCAAACCCCTGCATTCCCTGCAATCGGGGGATAAAATTCGGCGCTCTCCTTGACACAGCCCGCGCGATGGGGTTTGATTTTCTGGCCACCGGCCATTATGTATCCCTGGCTCAAGACCCGGAATCAAAAAGATTCTATTTGCAGCGGGCCAGGGATGAGCGCAAGGACCAGTCCTATTTCCTCTATACCCTGACGCAGGCACAGCTTCGGCATATTCTGTTTCCCCTGGGTTCATATACTAAGGAAGATATCCGAATCATGGCCAGAGAGTTTGATCTGCCGGTGCATGATAAGCCGGAAAGCCAGGAAATCTGCTTCCTCCCGCAGGGTGATTATACCGGATTTTTAAGGAGCCGGAAAGAGTATCAGGACAGGGGCAGCGGGCCGATTCTGAACCGGCAGGGAGAAGTGCTCGGCAGCCATAAGGGGATTTACTCCTACACGATCGGCCAGCGCCGGGGGCTTGGCCTCTATAACCCATCACCGTTATATGTCCTTTCCATCGACCCGGAACGAAATGCCGTTATCGTCGGCGCTGAAACCGAGACGTACCGCCATGAGCTGATAGCTACCCGGATGAACTGGATGCTGACCGATGCACCCGGAGACCCCCTGGCAGCCTGGGCACAGATCCGCTACCGGCACAGGCCCCGTCCGGTAATCATCGTACCCCTGGAAAATCAGGACGATGATGCGGTATTGGTCCGCTTCCAGGAGCCGGAAAAATCAATCGCCAGAGGGCAGTCTGTGGTTTTCTACCAGGGAGATAAGGTCCTGGGCGGCGGGGTGATTGACCGCGTGCTGTTATGA
- a CDS encoding UPF0280 family protein: MYEPRIYRHGCQSDDLTSFPVVVRETDLFILAEKNLQEQARKATLSCRAVLEQYIGQNPVFLTSLEPLPDDSNATGIVSSMILASRKAGVGPMAAVAGAVAEHVGRELLNHCQQVIVENGGDIFLCSSIQRRVRIFAGKSPFSNKISLEIEPEWSPLGICTSSGTVGHSLSFGQADAVVIISPSAALADAAATAIGNMVKTTEDIDQALAAAQMIEGVEGAVIIKDDRAGFWGKVNIRRS; this comes from the coding sequence ATGTATGAACCAAGAATATACCGCCACGGGTGCCAGTCTGACGACCTGACTTCTTTCCCGGTTGTCGTCAGGGAGACGGATTTGTTTATTCTGGCAGAGAAAAATTTGCAGGAGCAGGCGCGAAAAGCGACGCTGAGCTGCCGGGCTGTGCTGGAGCAGTACATCGGCCAAAACCCTGTCTTTCTGACCAGCCTGGAGCCTCTGCCCGATGACAGCAATGCCACAGGGATTGTCTCCTCCATGATCCTGGCCAGCCGGAAGGCCGGAGTCGGGCCGATGGCGGCAGTAGCCGGTGCCGTAGCGGAACATGTCGGCCGGGAACTCCTTAATCATTGTCAGCAGGTCATTGTTGAGAATGGCGGAGATATATTTCTGTGCAGCTCCATACAACGCCGGGTGAGAATATTTGCCGGGAAATCTCCCTTCAGTAATAAAATTTCCCTGGAAATCGAGCCTGAATGGTCCCCCCTGGGCATATGCACCTCTTCCGGGACCGTCGGGCACTCCCTGAGCTTTGGCCAGGCGGACGCCGTAGTGATCATTTCCCCATCTGCCGCCCTGGCCGATGCCGCTGCCACCGCGATCGGCAACATGGTCAAGACCACGGAAGACATCGATCAGGCCCTGGCCGCTGCTCAAATGATCGAGGGAGTGGAAGGTGCAGTCATTATCAAGGATGACCGGGCAGGATTCTGGGGAAAGGTAAATATAAGGCGGAGTTAA
- a CDS encoding cytochrome c3 family protein, with translation MIMPRPWVIAVSLLVLFLSIKSGTWTAVSSSIDRAAASVRMAYNPGDSTPSFSPGDRIAPSILAPSPSTTAPTPPSARAPSSRRREVPVHQKAGFRLNESHTKVGCTACHPKRQRTGGKENAGKKKENCGFCHGFQHDLPAGLTCTMCHSLESFSRINDYRHLLNDFWRVGVHRTLSCRECHPDLRFKGTPRECVYCHVERRQDAPPPHGLKLGNDCQQCHSPYGWQPVKFQHPGFILGPAHRSLNCLDCHPGYEFTNVQPYCYSCHKREFHGLAGFDHAAAGLPYDCRKCHSLYAFTAPVSYRDHQSGLITQGRHKSAACLDCHRQRVFYGLSGECRNCHQKDYNAAKNPNHASSGFPLDCTLCHESTDFSWESGWKDHLWWPLQGMHALQSCIDCHRDGVYAGKSPLCVSCHQSDYAGAKEPDHQAIGLPTSCDQCHRDSHTSWNQATFNHPLPLTAQHAGIGCTECHKEPGNFAAFVCTDCHLRQNTSPLHRGVSGYSYDSQSCYYCHPQGQS, from the coding sequence ATGATCATGCCCCGGCCCTGGGTTATCGCAGTGAGTTTACTTGTGCTCTTCCTCTCCATCAAATCCGGCACCTGGACAGCAGTATCCAGCTCCATCGACCGGGCAGCGGCATCCGTCCGAATGGCATACAATCCCGGCGACAGCACGCCATCATTCTCCCCTGGCGACCGCATAGCCCCATCCATCCTCGCACCATCCCCCTCAACAACCGCCCCCACCCCCCCCTCCGCCCGCGCACCATCCAGCCGCAGGCGTGAAGTCCCTGTCCATCAGAAAGCTGGCTTTCGCCTCAACGAGAGCCATACGAAAGTCGGCTGTACTGCCTGTCATCCCAAACGGCAGCGCACGGGGGGGAAGGAAAACGCGGGGAAGAAGAAGGAGAATTGCGGATTCTGCCACGGTTTTCAGCATGATCTCCCGGCAGGATTGACCTGCACGATGTGTCACTCCCTGGAGTCTTTTTCCCGGATTAATGATTATCGGCATCTTCTCAATGACTTCTGGCGGGTCGGGGTGCATAGGACGCTCTCCTGCCGTGAGTGTCATCCTGACCTGCGATTCAAGGGGACACCGCGAGAGTGCGTTTATTGCCACGTGGAGAGAAGGCAGGATGCTCCTCCTCCTCACGGGCTGAAGCTGGGCAATGATTGCCAGCAGTGCCATTCTCCGTATGGCTGGCAGCCGGTAAAGTTCCAGCACCCAGGATTTATCCTGGGGCCGGCCCATCGAAGCCTGAACTGTCTGGATTGCCATCCGGGCTATGAGTTTACCAATGTCCAGCCCTATTGCTATAGCTGCCATAAACGGGAGTTTCACGGCCTGGCCGGGTTTGATCATGCCGCAGCCGGGCTGCCCTACGATTGCCGCAAGTGCCATAGTCTGTACGCTTTCACCGCCCCGGTCTCCTACCGCGACCACCAGTCCGGGCTCATCACCCAGGGAAGACACAAGAGCGCAGCCTGTCTGGATTGCCATCGGCAGCGGGTCTTTTACGGGCTCAGCGGAGAGTGCCGGAACTGTCATCAAAAGGACTATAACGCTGCAAAAAACCCGAACCATGCATCCAGCGGCTTTCCCCTTGACTGTACGCTATGTCACGAGTCCACCGATTTTTCCTGGGAAAGCGGCTGGAAAGACCACCTGTGGTGGCCGCTCCAGGGTATGCACGCACTCCAGAGCTGCATCGATTGCCACCGGGACGGTGTTTATGCAGGAAAGAGCCCGCTCTGTGTGAGCTGCCATCAATCCGACTATGCGGGAGCAAAAGAGCCGGACCACCAGGCAATCGGATTGCCGACCAGTTGTGATCAGTGTCACCGGGACAGTCATACCTCCTGGAATCAGGCCACCTTCAATCATCCCTTGCCCCTGACCGCTCAGCATGCCGGTATCGGCTGCACGGAATGTCACAAGGAGCCGGGCAATTTCGCCGCTTTTGTCTGCACGGATTGCCATCTGCGTCAGAACACAAGTCCCCTTCACCGGGGGGTGAGCGGATATAGCTATGACAGTCAATCCTGCTATTATTGCCACCCTCAAGGGCAGAGCTGA